The Halomonas sp. THAF5a genome segment CACCCTGCCCTACGGGGACCGCTCCGGCGACGTCATCGAGCCGCTGCTCACGGATCAGTGGTTCGTCGCCGTGGAGGAGCTCGCCAGGCCCGCCATCGCCGCGGTGGAGAACGGCGACATCGAGTTCGTGCCGAAGAACTACGAGAACATGTACTTCGCCTGGATGCGCGACCTCCAGGACTGGTGCATCTCGCGCCAGCTCTGGTGGGGCCACCGCATCCCCGCCTGGTACGACGCCGAGGGCAACGTCTACGTGGCGAGAAGCGAGGCCGAGGCCCGCGAGAAGCACGGCCTGCCCGCCGACCTCGCGCTCACCCAGGACGAGGACGTGCTCGATACCTGGTTCAGCTCCGGGCTCTGGACCTTCGGCACCCTGGGCTGGCCCGAGCAGACCCCGGAACTCGAGACCTTCCATCCATCGAGCGTGCTGGTCACCGGCTTCGACATCATCTTCTTCTGGGTCGCCCGGATGATCATGATGACCCTCAAGTTCACCGGCGAGGTGCCCTTCAAGCAGGTCTACGTGCACGGCCTGGTCCGCGACGGCCAGGGCCAGAAGATGTCCAAGTCCAAGGGCAACGTGCTCGACCCCATCGACCTGATCGACGGCATCGCGCTGGAGACCCTGGTCGAGAAGCGCACCGGCAACATGATGCAGCCGCAGAAGGCCAAGGCCATCGCCAAGGCCACCCGCGCCGAGTTCCCCGAGGGCATCGAGCCCCACGGCACCGACGCCCTGCGCTTCACCTTCCTCTCCCAGGCCACCACCGGTCGCGACATCAAGTTCGACATGGGCCGCCTGGACGGCTACCGCAACTTCTGCAACAAGCTGTGGAACGCCTCGCGCTACGTGCTGATGAACGCCGAGGGCCAGGACACCGGCCTGGGTGGTGAGCCGGCCGAGCTGTCGCTGGCCGACCGCTGGATCGTCTCGCGCCTGCAGCAGACCCAGGCCCAGGTGACCCGGGCGATGGAAGAGTTCCGCTTCGACCACGCCTCCCAGGCGCTCTACGACTTCGTCTGGAACGAGTACTGCGACTGGTACCTGGAGCTCTCCAAGCCGGTGCTCTGGGACGAGGGCGCCTCCGAGGCCGCCAAGCGCGGCACTCGCCAGACCCTGGTAAGAGTGCTCGAGGCGATCCTGCGCCTGGCCCATCCGATGATGCCCTTCATCTCCGAGGAGATCTGGCAGCGCGTGGCGCCGCTCGCCGGCGTCGAGGGGCCGTCCGTGATGACCCAGCCGTGGCCCAAGGCCGACGAGGCGCTGATCGACGAGGACGCCACCCGCGACATCGAGTGGCTCAAGGGCGTGATCGTGGCCGTGCGCAACATCCGCGCCGAGATGAACATCGCCCCGGGCAAGCCCCTGGAGGCGCTGCTCACCAAGGGCACCGCCGGCGACAGCGAGCGCCTGGCGGCCAACCGCCTGTTCCTCTCCAAGCTGGCCAAGCTCGAGCGCGTCGAGTGGCTCGACGACCCCGCAAAGGCGCCGCTCTCGGCCACCCAGCTGGTCGGCGAGATGGAGGTGCTGGTGCCCATGGCCGACCTGATCGACAAGGACACGGAGCTCGCGCGCCTGGCCAAGGAGATCGACAAGCAGGAGAAGCTGATCGGCGGCATCGAGAAGAAGCTCGGCAACGAGAGCTTCGTCGCCAAGGCCCCGGCCGCGGTGGTCGAGAAGGAGCGCGCCAAGCTCGCCGACTTCGAGGCCGCACGCCGGCTGCTGGTCGAGCAGCGCGAGAAGATCGAGGCGCTCTGAGGTCGCCATGACCCGACCGGTCGCGATCTCACGGCTCGCGACCCCGGACGGCAAAGGGGCCGGGCGCTGGGCGCCCGGCCCCTTTTGCTGGCCCCGACGGCGGGGGAGCACGGCCCGCCGACGGCTTGGTCAACGGGCTCTCGTCAACGGGCTCAGTCGACGCGCAGGAAGCCCCCCAGCACTCGCTGGTCGGGACCGAAGAACACCAGCCGGTCGTGGTCGATCAGGTAGCGGTAGGCGTTCTCCAGCAGGTCGGTCACCCGGGCCGCGTCCTCGGCCCGGGGGCAGGCGCGCCGGGTGGTGGCGAGCTCGGTGAAGGCGATGCGCTGGTTCTCGCCCAGCGACGCCTGGCCGGTCAGCCGGTTGCAGCCGTCGCTGCCGCTCACCCGCCCCTCGCCGTCGATCACGAAGTAGGGGCGCGTCGGCATGTCGAGGCGCTCGCTGGTGCCCACCAGCAGCAGGTTCCAGCGCTGGTCGACCACCGGTCCCTCGAGGCGGCTCGAAGGCTCCTCGACGAGGCGGGGGGCCGGCCCGCCCTGGCAGGCGGCGAGCAGCAGGGCGCCGGCGGCCAGCAGGGTGGCGTTGCGTAGGGTTTTGATCATCATGGTATCGTCCTTGGGGCGCAGGGCAGTGATCCGGCGCCAAGCTTGCCCCAGCCGGGGCATCGAGACAATTCTTCGCCGGACCCGGAGGTCCCCGCATGCTCCACGCGCTTCACAACGATGCCCTCGGCAAGCTGATCCTGCGCCTCACGGTGGCCGGCCTGATGCTGCCCCATGGGCTCACCAAGTTGCTCAACCCGGGCAGTCTGACCTGGATCGGCAACACCCTGGCCGCCCAGGGCCTGCCGACCGTGCTCGCCTACGGCGTGCTGATCGGCGAGGTGCTGGCGCCGCTGATGGTGCTGATCGGCTGGCGCAGCCGCGTGGGGGCCCTGTTGATGGTCGCCAACAAGCTGGTGGCGATCTTCCTGGCGCACATGGGCGAACTGACCGCCTTCAAGGACACCGGCGGCTGGGCGCTGGAGCTGCAGGGCTTCTTCCTGTTCGGCGCCCTGGCGCTGGTCTTCCTGGGCAGCGGGCGCATGGCCTGGCGGCCGGACTGAGTCGCGCGCCCGGCCGCCGCGGCCCTCACCAGGTGCCGGTGTTCTCCATGGACGCCCAGGGCTCCCTGGGCGGCTGGGCGTCGCCGGCCTGCAGCAGCTCCACCGAGATGCCATCGGGGCTCCTGACGAAGGCCATGTGACCGTCCCGGGGCGGGCGATTGATAGTCACGCCGTTGGCCTGGAGGTGCTCGCAGAGGGCATAGATATCTTCCACCCGGTAGGCCAGGTGGCCGAAGTTGCGCCCGCCGGTGTACGCCTCCGGGTCCCAGTTCCAGGTCAGCTCGAGCTCGGGGGCCTGGATCTCCGCCGAACGCGCCTCGTCCTGGGGCGCGGCCAGGAAGACCAGGGTGAAGCGTCCCTTCTCGTTCTCCTTGCGGCGCACCTCCTTGAGGCCCAGCAGGTCGCAGTAGAAGTGCAGCGAGGCGTCGAGGTCGCTGACGCGAACCATGGTGTGCAGGTACTGCATGGGGGAACTCCTGTCGCTTCAATCGTGGGTGTATTCGGCGAAGACCGACGGCGTGCGGTCGTCGTGGTGCCAGCCCAGCACGGCGTAGTCGTCATGGCGCCCGGTCTCCATGCCGGGGGAGCCGTGGGGCATGCCCGGCACGGCGAGGCCCGCCAGGTCGGGGCGCTCGTCGAGCAGGCGGCGCACGTCGGCCGCCGGCACGTGGCCCTCGATCACGTAGCCGTCGACCACCGCCGTGTGGCAGGAGGCGAGCCCCGGCGTCAGGCCGTGCTCGATCTTCACCGCGCGCATGTCACGGGTCGCGTGCTGGCGCACCTCGAAGCCCGCCGCCTCCATGTGCTCGGCCCAGGCCGTGCAGCAGCCGCAGTTGGGATCCTTGTGCATCTCCACCAGGGGCGCCTCGGCCAAGGCGGGGCTGGCGGCGGCGCTCGCCAGGGCGCCGGCGAGGATCAGGCGGTGCAGTGGTGTCATGACAGGCACTCCAAGGGGTAAGGTATCATCGATTGTCGGGCATCTCCCGGCTCCTCTGCCACCCCGGAGCGACAGCATGAGCCACTACTGCGACCTGGCCCCCGGCCATCCGTTCCACGGTCCCTACCACGACCACGAGTACGGCTTCCCGGTCAGCGATGACGCCACCCTCTTCGAGCGCCTGGTGCTGGAGATCAACCAGGCGGGGCTCTCCTGGCTCACCGTGCTGAAGAAGCGCGCGGCCTTCCAGGCCGCCTTCGAGGGCTTCGACATCGACCGGGTCGCCGCCTACCGCGAGGCCGACCGCGCGCGGCTGCTGGGCGACGCCGACATCATCCGCAACCGCCTGAAGGTCGACGCGGCGATCCACAACGCCGGCGTGATCCAGGCGCTGCGCGCCGAGCACGGCAGCTTCCAGGCCTGGCTGGATCACCACCACCCCCTCGCGCACGGCGACTGGGTGCGCCTGTTCAAGCGCACCTTCCGCTTCACCGGGCCCGAGATCGTCGGCGAGTTCCTGATGAGCAGCGGCTACCTGCCCGGCGCCCATCGCGACGACTGTCCGGTGCAGGCGCGCATCCTCGACGCCGGCCCGGCCTGGGCAAACAGGTAATGATCGGCCTCGGAGCGAGGCGTGCCGGAGACAGGCCGTAGAGGGGGTCCTACGCCAGGGATGGGTTTACAGCGCCCCCTCGATGGTCCGGCACCCCGGGGCCTGTCTCCGGCAAAAACGCCAAGCACTGCCGCTATCCGCAACGGTCCATGATCATGGCATCATGGCCAAGTACTCTCGTTGCGAGGAAAGTCTCCCGATGGATTCGATGACCCAGGCCGCGCTGGGCGCGGCGATCGGCGGCGCGGTGCTCGGCCGGCGGCTGGGCCGAAAGGCGGTGCTGATCGGCGCGGTGCTCGGCACCCTGCCCGACCTGGACGTGATCATCGACTACGGCGATGCCGTGGCCAACGTCACCCGCCACCGCGGCTTCTCGCACTCGCTGTTCGTGCTGGCGGGGCTCGCCACCGTGCTGGCGCTGCTGTCGTCGCGCCTCTCGCGCACCCGGGAGATCTCGCCGGCGCGCTGGGGCGCCTTCTTCGCCCTGATCCTGCTGACCCATCCGCTGCTCGACGCCCTGACCACCTACGGCACCCAGCTCTGGTGGCCGCTTCGAGTGCGACCGACGGCCTGGCCCCACGTCTTCATCATCGACCCGCTCTACACCCTGCCGCTGCTGGGCGGCATCGGCGTGGCGCTGGTCACCGGCCGGGCGGCGCGCCCCGCGACCTGGGGCCTGGCGCTGGCCTGCGCCTACCTGGTGCTCGCCATGGGCGCCCGGCAGCTGGTCGAGACGCGCATCGAGCCGGTGCTGGCCGAGCGGGGGCTCGAGCAGGCCCCACGACTGGTCCAGCCCACTCCCTTCAATATCCTGCTGTGGCGCGTCACCGTGGCGGACGGCCCGCGCTACCACGAGGCCCTGGTGGGGGTCCTCGACGGCGACAGCGCCCCGCTGCTCGAGACCTACGCCCGCGGTGCCGAGCTGGAGGCCGAGGCGCTCGAGAGCCGTCGCGGGCGGCGGCTGGACTGGTTCGCCGGCCCCTTCCTGCGCTATGAGGTGCGCGAGCACGACGGCCGGGACACCCTGGTCGCCACCGACCTGCGCCTGGGCTTCCCGGGCTTCCACCCCTTCGCCTTCACCCTGGCGACCCGCACGGGCGACGACTGGCGGCCGGTGCCCGTCTCCGAACAGCTCGCCGCTGCCGGCACCAACCGCCGCGAGGCGCTGGCGCGGCTCGGCGGGCGCCTGTTGAGCCCGCAGCCGCGACTCTGCACCAGCGACTTCGTCGCCCGCCAGTGGTGGATCGGCGCGCCCGGCGCCTGCTGAGGGATCGCAGCCTGAACCCCAGAACGCGAACGGGGCGGCCTCGGCCGCCCCGTTCGCGTTGTCGTCACTGCCTGGACAGTCAGAGGCGCTCCACGAGCCCCGCGATGGCCTGCTTCGCCTCGGTCAGCGCCGTCTCGCGGCGGGCGTCGCCCATGGCGAGCCCCTCGGCGAAGACCACATCCACCTCGGTGATGCCGATCAGCCCCAGCATGCCCTTGAGGTGTGGCGTCTGGCTGTCCATCTCGGTGCCGGCATACTGCCCGCCCCGGGCCGCCAGGATCACCGCGCGCTTGCCCTCGACCAGGCCCTGGGGGCCCTTCTCGGTGTAGCGGAAGGTCTCGCCGGCGCGCAGCACGCGGTCGAACCAGGCCTTGAGCTGGGAGGGCACGCCGAGGTTGTACATCGGCACCGCCAGCACCACGACGTCGTGGGCCCGCAGCTCGCGGATCAGGTCGTCGGAACGCGCGGCCAGGGCGCGCTGCTCATCCGAGCGCTCGTCCGCCGGCACCTGCCAGCTGGCGAGCTCCGGCTGGGTCAGGTGCGGCAGCTCGTCGGCCACCAGGTCGCGCACGGTAACCTGGAGGCCGTCGCGGGCGGCGGCCTCGCGCTGGAAGTGCTCGGCCAGGGCGTTGGACTGGCCGTGCTCGCCGAGGATCGACGAGGTGAGGATGAGGGCGCGGGTGGTCATGGCGAACTCCTGAGCGTCAGCGGGTGATGACGCTCATTCTACGTGCACCAAATGCAACGAAAAGCGCAAAGATCCGCCGATTCATTTCGATAAAATCGAAATGAATGCCCCACCCGAGCCCTCAGGGGGCGATGCCCTGGCCGCAGCCTCGGTAGACCTTGTCGTTGAGCGAGAGGGTCACCCGGGCCGGCCAGGGCCGGCCGCTCATGCTGTCGAAGCAGGCCTTCGCCTCCATGCGCAGGGTGAAGGGGCGCGCCGCCTGGCCGCTGGCCAGGATCACCCGCCCGGCGCCGTTGTCCAGGGTGGTCACCCGATAGGGCAGGGTCACCTCCCGGCGACCATAATCCAGGCTCAGGGTCAGCTCGGGCACGTCGTTGGCGAGTTCGACATACCAGCCCGGCTCGTTGCCCTGGCCGCGGAACATCACCCCGGGGTGCGCCTGGCGCGTCAGGGCATCGTGGGTGACGTCGACACGGCAGTCGAGCCGACCGCGCTGGCTCTCGACCAGCGCCTCGCGCCCCTTGTTCCAGAAGCTCAGGTCGCCCTGCTGGTAGCGGGCGCCGCTGGCCACCACGGCGGGGGCGAGGCGCGTGCCCCCCTGGGCGGACCAGAGCCGCAGCTCCTCCTCGGTCGCGGCGGTGACCAGGTCCTGGGCCGGCGTGCAGCGCCAGGCGGTCAGCTTGTCGGCCTGGCCGGGAAACAGCGTCGAGGGCAGCAGCGGCGCCTTGGGCGCGGCCTCGTCCTTTGCCTGATCCTCCGGCGCCGTGTCGTTCGCGGCCGGGGAGGCGGACGTCGGCTGGGGCGACGGCGCGCTCACGACGGTAATGCAGCCGGACAGCCCCAGGGCCATCAGCAGCGGCAGGGCGAGACGGAGGGAGGCAGAACGGGGCATGGCGGGGCTCCTTGGCGAACGATTCCTTGACGGGCGCTGACACGGCGTGCGCTTTCGTTACCGCCAGGATACCAGCCGCCGGACGGCTTGGCGCCGCCCGGCAAGAGACGGATCAGCCGTGACGCTGACGCAGCACCCGCGCCGCCTCCACCATGTTGGCGAGCGCCGGCTCCACCTCGGCCCAGCCGCGGGTCTTGAGACCGCAGTCCGGGTTCACCCAGAGCCGCTCGACCGGGATGCGCTCGGCGGCCTTGGCCATCAGCGCCACCATCCAGTCCACCTCGGGAATGTTCGGCGAGTGGATGTCGTAGACGCCGGGCCCGATGGCGTTGGGGTAGGCGAAGTCCTCGAAGGCGTCGAGCAGCTCCATGTCCGAGCGCGAGGTCTCGATGGTGATGACGTCGGCGTCCAGGGCCGCGATGGCGGCGATGATGTCGTTGAACTCCGCGTAGCACATGTGGGTGTGGATCTGCGTCTCGTCGCGCACCCCCGCCGAGGCCAGCCGGAAGCACGCCACGGCCCAGTCGAGGTAGCCCTGCCATTCGGCCTGGCGCAGCGGCAGTCCCTCGCGCAGCGCCGGCTCGTCGATCTGGATGGCGCGGATGCCCGCCGCCTCGAGGTCGAGCACCTCGTCGCGCAGCGCCAGGGCGATCTGCCGGCAGGTGGTCTCCCGGGACTGGTCGTCGCGCACGAAGGACCACTGCAGCATGGTGACGGGGCCGGTGAGCATGCCCTTCATCGGCCGCTCGGTGAGCGACTGGGCGTGCTCGCTCCAGCGCACCGTCATGGCCGCCGGACGCACCACGTCGCCGAACAGGATCGGCGGCTTGACGCAGCGCGTGCCGTAGCTCTGCACCCAGCCGAAGCGGGTGAAGGCGAAGCCGTCGAGCTGCTCGCCGAAATACTCGACCATGTCGTTGCGCTCCGGCTCGCCGTGCACCGGCATGTCGATGCCGAGCGCCTCCTGGCGCGCCACGGCCCCGGCGATCTCCTCGCGCATCCGCGTCTCGTAGGCCTCCCGGGAGAGCTCGCCGGCCTTGAAGGCGCGCCGCGCGGCGCGGATCTCGCCGGTCTGGGGGAAGGAGCCGATGGTGGTGGTGGGGAACAGCGGCAAGGCGAGGTGGCGCTGCTGGGCCAGGGCGCGCTCGGCGTAGGAGCGCCGGCGCCGGGTCTCGTCCTCGCCGACGCCGGCCAGCCGCTCGGCCACCTCGGGGCGATGCAGGCGCTCGGCCTCGCGGCGCGCCTCGAGGGCGCGGCTGGCCGCCTCCACGCGCTCGCGGTCGGCGGCGTCGGCGCGGCCGTCGAGCAGCCGGGCCAGGGTCGCGACCTCGTCGAGCTTCTGGCGGGCGAAGGCCAGCCAGCGCGTCAGCTCGGGATCCAGGTCGGTCTCCGCCGCGAGGTCCACCGGCACGTGCAGCAGCGAGCAGCTGGTGGCGATCCACAGCCGGTCGCCCAGGCGCATGCGGGCCACGGCCAGGCGCTCGCGCCACAGCGCCAGGTCGGCCCGCCAGACGTTGCGCCCGTCGATCGCCCCGACTGAGAGCACCTTGTGGGGCAGCAGGCGGTCGAGCACTGGCTCTAGCTCGTGGGGCGCGCGCACTGCATCGAGATGCAGGCCGGCCACCGGCAGGCTCACCGCCAGGGAGAGGTTGTCGCCGAGGCCGCCGAAGGGGCTGGCCAGCAGCAGCTTGACCGGGGCGGCCTGGAGGCGGTGATAGGCGCGCTCATAGGCCTGGCGCCAGGCGAGCGGGAGGTCCTGCACCAGCGCCGACTCGTCGAGCTGCACCCACTCGACGCCCTGCCCGCTCAGCCGTTCGAGGATCTGGGCGTAGACGTCGACCAGGCCGTCGAGCAGCGCGAGGCGATCGAAGTCCTCGGGCACGTCGCCGCGCCCCTTGCCGAGCCACAGCCAGGTCAGCGGGCCGGTCAGCGCCACCTTGACCGCGTGGCCGGTGCCGCGCGCCTCCGCCACCTGTTCGAACAGCCGGGTGCTGGCAAGCCGGAAACGCTGGCCGGGATGCAGCTCCGGGACCAGGTAGTGGTAGTTGGTATCGAAGAACTTGGTCATCTCGCAGGCCGCGGCCGGCACGCCGCCGGGGGCGCGGCCCCGGGCCATGCGAAAGGCGGTGTCGAGGTCCACCTCGCCGCGGGCCAGCTCCTCCTCGGCACCGAAGCGGGCCGGCACCGCCCCGACCATCGTCGAGACGTCGAGCACCTGGTCGTAGAAGGCGAAGTCGCCCACGGTCACGAGGTCCAGGCCGGCCTCGCGCTGGGCCGCCCAGTTCGCCAGGCGCAGCTCTCGCCCGGTGGCCTCCAGGGCCTCGCGGTCG includes the following:
- a CDS encoding valine--tRNA ligase, giving the protein MDKTYQPEQIETRWYERWEADNRFAPSGEGEPFSIMIPPPNVTGSLHMGHAFQDTIMDTLTRWRRMQGRNTLWQVGTDHAGIATQMLVERKVAAEEGKSRHDLGREAFTDKIWEWKQESGGHITRQLRRMGASVDWSRERFTMDDGFYKAVQEVFVRLHEENLIYRGKRLVNWDPTLHTAISDLEVENKDQQGSFWHFRYPLADGVTTDAGLGYLVVATTRPETLLGDSAVAVNPDDPRYASLVGKFVELPLVGRRIPIVADEHADMEKGSGCVKITPAHDFNDYEVGKRCGLPLINVFTQDAAVLEAAEAFDLQGRPLADIDTALPAAYAGLARFEARERIVADMDAAGLLEQVETVSNTLPYGDRSGDVIEPLLTDQWFVAVEELARPAIAAVENGDIEFVPKNYENMYFAWMRDLQDWCISRQLWWGHRIPAWYDAEGNVYVARSEAEAREKHGLPADLALTQDEDVLDTWFSSGLWTFGTLGWPEQTPELETFHPSSVLVTGFDIIFFWVARMIMMTLKFTGEVPFKQVYVHGLVRDGQGQKMSKSKGNVLDPIDLIDGIALETLVEKRTGNMMQPQKAKAIAKATRAEFPEGIEPHGTDALRFTFLSQATTGRDIKFDMGRLDGYRNFCNKLWNASRYVLMNAEGQDTGLGGEPAELSLADRWIVSRLQQTQAQVTRAMEEFRFDHASQALYDFVWNEYCDWYLELSKPVLWDEGASEAAKRGTRQTLVRVLEAILRLAHPMMPFISEEIWQRVAPLAGVEGPSVMTQPWPKADEALIDEDATRDIEWLKGVIVAVRNIRAEMNIAPGKPLEALLTKGTAGDSERLAANRLFLSKLAKLERVEWLDDPAKAPLSATQLVGEMEVLVPMADLIDKDTELARLAKEIDKQEKLIGGIEKKLGNESFVAKAPAAVVEKERAKLADFEAARRLLVEQREKIEAL
- a CDS encoding META domain-containing protein, translated to MIKTLRNATLLAAGALLLAACQGGPAPRLVEEPSSRLEGPVVDQRWNLLLVGTSERLDMPTRPYFVIDGEGRVSGSDGCNRLTGQASLGENQRIAFTELATTRRACPRAEDAARVTDLLENAYRYLIDHDRLVFFGPDQRVLGGFLRVD
- a CDS encoding DoxX family protein; this encodes MLHALHNDALGKLILRLTVAGLMLPHGLTKLLNPGSLTWIGNTLAAQGLPTVLAYGVLIGEVLAPLMVLIGWRSRVGALLMVANKLVAIFLAHMGELTAFKDTGGWALELQGFFLFGALALVFLGSGRMAWRPD
- a CDS encoding VOC family protein; translated protein: MQYLHTMVRVSDLDASLHFYCDLLGLKEVRRKENEKGRFTLVFLAAPQDEARSAEIQAPELELTWNWDPEAYTGGRNFGHLAYRVEDIYALCEHLQANGVTINRPPRDGHMAFVRSPDGISVELLQAGDAQPPREPWASMENTGTW
- a CDS encoding DUF411 domain-containing protein is translated as MTPLHRLILAGALASAAASPALAEAPLVEMHKDPNCGCCTAWAEHMEAAGFEVRQHATRDMRAVKIEHGLTPGLASCHTAVVDGYVIEGHVPAADVRRLLDERPDLAGLAVPGMPHGSPGMETGRHDDYAVLGWHHDDRTPSVFAEYTHD
- a CDS encoding DNA-3-methyladenine glycosylase I, producing MSHYCDLAPGHPFHGPYHDHEYGFPVSDDATLFERLVLEINQAGLSWLTVLKKRAAFQAAFEGFDIDRVAAYREADRARLLGDADIIRNRLKVDAAIHNAGVIQALRAEHGSFQAWLDHHHPLAHGDWVRLFKRTFRFTGPEIVGEFLMSSGYLPGAHRDDCPVQARILDAGPAWANR
- a CDS encoding metal-dependent hydrolase; amino-acid sequence: MDSMTQAALGAAIGGAVLGRRLGRKAVLIGAVLGTLPDLDVIIDYGDAVANVTRHRGFSHSLFVLAGLATVLALLSSRLSRTREISPARWGAFFALILLTHPLLDALTTYGTQLWWPLRVRPTAWPHVFIIDPLYTLPLLGGIGVALVTGRAARPATWGLALACAYLVLAMGARQLVETRIEPVLAERGLEQAPRLVQPTPFNILLWRVTVADGPRYHEALVGVLDGDSAPLLETYARGAELEAEALESRRGRRLDWFAGPFLRYEVREHDGRDTLVATDLRLGFPGFHPFAFTLATRTGDDWRPVPVSEQLAAAGTNRREALARLGGRLLSPQPRLCTSDFVARQWWIGAPGAC
- a CDS encoding FMN-dependent NADH-azoreductase; the protein is MTTRALILTSSILGEHGQSNALAEHFQREAAARDGLQVTVRDLVADELPHLTQPELASWQVPADERSDEQRALAARSDDLIRELRAHDVVVLAVPMYNLGVPSQLKAWFDRVLRAGETFRYTEKGPQGLVEGKRAVILAARGGQYAGTEMDSQTPHLKGMLGLIGITEVDVVFAEGLAMGDARRETALTEAKQAIAGLVERL
- a CDS encoding COG3650 family protein; the protein is MPRSASLRLALPLLMALGLSGCITVVSAPSPQPTSASPAANDTAPEDQAKDEAAPKAPLLPSTLFPGQADKLTAWRCTPAQDLVTAATEEELRLWSAQGGTRLAPAVVASGARYQQGDLSFWNKGREALVESQRGRLDCRVDVTHDALTRQAHPGVMFRGQGNEPGWYVELANDVPELTLSLDYGRREVTLPYRVTTLDNGAGRVILASGQAARPFTLRMEAKACFDSMSGRPWPARVTLSLNDKVYRGCGQGIAP
- the metE gene encoding 5-methyltetrahydropteroyltriglutamate--homocysteine S-methyltransferase produces the protein MTVAHVIGYPRIGADRELKRATEAYWQGTLDREALEATGRELRLANWAAQREAGLDLVTVGDFAFYDQVLDVSTMVGAVPARFGAEEELARGEVDLDTAFRMARGRAPGGVPAAACEMTKFFDTNYHYLVPELHPGQRFRLASTRLFEQVAEARGTGHAVKVALTGPLTWLWLGKGRGDVPEDFDRLALLDGLVDVYAQILERLSGQGVEWVQLDESALVQDLPLAWRQAYERAYHRLQAAPVKLLLASPFGGLGDNLSLAVSLPVAGLHLDAVRAPHELEPVLDRLLPHKVLSVGAIDGRNVWRADLALWRERLAVARMRLGDRLWIATSCSLLHVPVDLAAETDLDPELTRWLAFARQKLDEVATLARLLDGRADAADRERVEAASRALEARREAERLHRPEVAERLAGVGEDETRRRRSYAERALAQQRHLALPLFPTTTIGSFPQTGEIRAARRAFKAGELSREAYETRMREEIAGAVARQEALGIDMPVHGEPERNDMVEYFGEQLDGFAFTRFGWVQSYGTRCVKPPILFGDVVRPAAMTVRWSEHAQSLTERPMKGMLTGPVTMLQWSFVRDDQSRETTCRQIALALRDEVLDLEAAGIRAIQIDEPALREGLPLRQAEWQGYLDWAVACFRLASAGVRDETQIHTHMCYAEFNDIIAAIAALDADVITIETSRSDMELLDAFEDFAYPNAIGPGVYDIHSPNIPEVDWMVALMAKAAERIPVERLWVNPDCGLKTRGWAEVEPALANMVEAARVLRQRHG